Proteins co-encoded in one Plasmodium coatneyi strain Hackeri chromosome 7, complete sequence genomic window:
- a CDS encoding Rna-binding protein: MSDKELHIKRRKIAKEDGKTNDEPGVATSLDISDREYVISADEGEGSHSNGVHSDDAATHSDDNAEEEGGHVKHYLIKHMEDKSKLLSEVATLEENKLYVKNITDEITKEDLIHFFCNATGFVDTRVVGNSSGKSKKFAYVEFDTKENAANFFNTLKDSNVDKYKTFSVKGVDLYVAICNSTKVIYEEGKVFIKFSECQADVDEVVIKKGVSDFLARHGVTVEEIRLLGGSPPTHGYLQLSNNEDVVKCVETIKEGTLENVHFTLKYSIPIIKKKIIPDVEKIKANKEKNKKLQEEKKKEENNCTIVVKNLHFNTRKNKLKKLFEQIGEIEKIHLSKKVSENNIKRNRGYAFITFKNSNDATSALILNDSVVDGRSILVSKFLGNDSRAKHRDGEGNNHQAGQHDTEEQPPRGGKYHTNRRGNYHHINNVKSYNHQERRRINLNKPVEPNAAVEKRTDQAEGEPTPLTNDDFRKFFFK; encoded by the exons ATGTCAGACAAGGAGTTACATAtcaagaggaggaaaatagcTAAGGAGGATGGAAAGACGAATGACGAACCGGGTGTGGCAACTTCGCTAGACATTTCGGATAGAGAATACGTTATATCGGCGGATGAAGGAGAGGGCAGTCACAGTAACGGCGTGCATAGTGATGATGCTGCTACGCATAGTGATGATAACGCCGAGGAGGAGGGTGGACATGTGAAACACTACCTAATTAAACACATGGAGGATAAGAGCAAACTGCTAAGCGAAGTGGCCACGCTGGAAGAGAACAAGCTTTACGTGAAAAACATTACCGATGAGATAACCAAGGAGGACCTAATTCATTTCTTTTGTAACGCAACTGGGTTTGTAGACACGAGGGTGGTGGGGAACTCCTCAGGGAAGTCCAAAAAATTTGCCTACGTTGAATTTGACACGAAAGAAAATGcagccaatttttttaacaccctAAAGGATAGCAACGTCGACAAGTACAAAACATTCAGTGTAAAAGGGGTCGATCTGTATGTAGCCATTTGCAACTCTACCAAAGTTATAtatgaagaagggaaggttttTATTAAGTTTTCTGAATGCCAGGCGGACGTGGATGAGGTGGTCATTAAGAAGGGCGTCTCGGATTTCCTCGCAAGACACGGGGTGACCGTGGAAGAGATCCGTCTCCTCGGAGGGAGCCCCCCCAC GCACGGCTACCTGCAACTGAGCAACAACGAAGACGTAGTGAAATGCGTAGAGACCATAAAGGAAGGCACGCTCGAAAACGTGCACTTCACCCTAAAGTATAGTATCCCAATaatcaagaaaaaaatcatcccggatgtagaaaaaattaaagccaacaaggaaaaaaacaagaaactccaggaggaaaaaaaaaaagaggaaaataactGCACCATCGTTGTAAAGAATTTGCATTTCAACACGAGGAAGAATaaactgaaaaaattattcgaGCAGATTGGCGAAATAGAGAAAATTCATCTGAGCAAAAAGGTGTCcgaaaataatattaaacGGAATAGAGGTTACGCTTTTAtaacatttaaaaatagtAATGACGCCACATCTGCGTTGATACTGAATGATTCTGTTGTGGATGGGAGGAGCATTTTGGTGTCTAAGTTTCTGGGTAACGATAGTAGGGCGAAACATAGAGATGGAGAGGGTAACAACCACCAGGCTGGACAGCATGACACCGAGGAACAGCCCCCACGAGGGGGAAAGTATCACACCAATAGGAGAGGCAACTACCACCACATAAATAACGTCAAAAGTTACAACCAtcaggaaagaagaagaatcaACTTAAACAAGCCAGTCGAACCAAACGCAGcagtggaaaaaagaaccGATCAAGCAGAGGGAGAACCCACCCCACTAACCAACGATGAttttagaaaatttttttttaaataa